One stretch of Coleofasciculaceae cyanobacterium DNA includes these proteins:
- a CDS encoding HlyD family efflux transporter periplasmic adaptor subunit — translation MLTNNSNPKFLPTVQEDEFLPPISRWTMFGGLFIVAVVALAIPIASVTKYKETVKVQALIRPEGELRLVQAATEGRVMSIAVKSNQVVKQGDVMATIGDSRLQTQKSQLQNTVQQSQLQLVQINAQINALNSQISAETDRIDGNVASAIAELHRIEREYRDKQITTKAGVQETESNLKATKAALNAAQTKLNRYRSAAKEGAISRDQLEEVQLALQQQQEATAAAKAKLAGAQTALNPSNAEIAIATSRITEAEATGKASLATLNKEKEALIQQQIEINQQLDKDARELQQVNTDLQQTIITATTDGIISKLNLRNPGQTVRPGEEIAQIAPGDTKLTIKASVPAKEIGKLKKGQVAQMRVSACPYSDYGTLKGTLTAIAPDAAFPQRDNTNTSSTANAPSQQTGAAFYEVAIEPNNSSVGKENNQCAIQLGMEGQTDIITKEETVMKFLLRKARLTTNL, via the coding sequence ATGCTTACTAACAACTCCAATCCCAAATTCCTCCCCACAGTTCAAGAAGACGAATTTCTGCCCCCGATTAGTCGTTGGACTATGTTTGGCGGACTGTTTATCGTTGCCGTAGTTGCCTTGGCGATTCCTATTGCTTCAGTGACTAAATATAAAGAAACTGTCAAAGTACAAGCCCTGATTCGTCCTGAAGGTGAATTACGCCTAGTTCAGGCTGCTACAGAAGGACGAGTAATGAGTATTGCCGTTAAAAGCAATCAGGTTGTTAAACAAGGAGATGTCATGGCCACGATCGGTGACTCTCGTTTGCAAACCCAAAAAAGTCAATTACAAAACACAGTTCAACAGTCACAATTACAGCTTGTGCAAATTAATGCGCAAATTAATGCTCTTAATAGTCAAATAAGCGCCGAAACTGACCGTATTGATGGAAATGTCGCTAGTGCGATCGCAGAACTTCATCGCATCGAACGGGAATATCGAGATAAACAAATTACTACCAAAGCAGGAGTTCAAGAAACCGAATCAAACTTAAAAGCAACCAAAGCGGCTTTAAATGCAGCGCAAACCAAACTGAATCGTTATCGCAGTGCAGCCAAAGAAGGGGCAATTTCACGCGATCAATTGGAGGAAGTACAATTAGCCTTACAGCAGCAACAGGAGGCAACCGCAGCAGCCAAAGCTAAATTAGCAGGCGCACAAACTGCTTTAAATCCCAGTAATGCGGAAATTGCGATCGCCACGTCTCGAATTACCGAAGCTGAAGCTACAGGTAAAGCTAGTCTTGCTACTTTAAATAAAGAAAAAGAAGCTTTGATTCAACAACAAATTGAAATTAACCAGCAATTAGACAAAGATGCCCGCGAACTACAGCAAGTAAATACCGATCTTCAGCAAACTATAATCACTGCAACCACAGACGGCATTATCTCTAAGCTCAATCTCCGCAATCCTGGTCAAACTGTACGCCCTGGCGAAGAAATCGCTCAAATTGCTCCTGGTGATACTAAGCTAACCATCAAAGCTTCAGTTCCTGCTAAAGAAATAGGTAAACTTAAAAAAGGTCAAGTAGCTCAAATGCGTGTATCTGCTTGTCCTTATTCCGATTACGGCACTCTTAAAGGAACACTTACAGCTATTGCTCCCGATGCAGCTTTTCCTCAACGAGATAATACTAATACATCCTCTACCGCTAATGCTCCTAGTCAACAAACGGGTGCAGCTTTTTATGAAGTGGCAATTGAGCCAAATAATAGTTCTGTAGGCAAGGAAAATAACCAGTGTGCCATTCAATTGGGTATGGAAGGGCAAACCGACATTATTACTAAAGAAGAAACGGTAATGAAATTTTTGCTTAGAAAAGCCAGACTCACCACCAACTTGTAA